The DNA region AGCTTAAGAGTAGTTGGCATCAGCATCGTTAGCTTCAATAAGAAAGACACTAAAATAGACAAGTTAataaaaaaactgaagaaaaagTTTGAGATTGTCATACTTAGTCTTAAATAAAGGCCAAGGGATTGACAGCTATGATCTTAAGGTGAATATCCTCAATAACTAAGATAAGTTATGGAGTAGGTGTAGCTGATTACTTAATGCTACATATCTAGTTACGCATTAATTGAATGAGTAGTTCGAAAGATGATGATATTGATTCATATAAATAAGTAGTTAGAAATAGATTGATGTATAGGTATTTAATTATACAAAATTTAAGCATGATAAATTGATAATTGATATAGttcaaaaatagaataaaatatgtAGAATATTTTCTAGCTCAGCATTAAAGTTGTCATTCGAGTTACATGCCACTATCTTTCAAACAACTCTTTCAAAACATTCTTTTATGGGGAAGTAATAAGTGGCAAGCAACAACAAAGATTAAGAGTGTGTTATTGTAAAACAACTTATTCATAAACTAATATGATGAGTTTATTAAAACAATGTAAGATAGGATCGCATGTAGATGTAAATGTTtgttcataagctaatttgagccGTTTATTAAAATAAACTCTGAATGTTTATAAATAAGTTATGAATCATTCACACACATTTTCTCAAATTGTTGTATAAGCAcgtatttaataaaataatatcgAATAAACTCTTTTAAACATATATAGTCTAATTTAACATAGTCTAATTTCATTTGGTGAAATGGTTTTGTCACATTGGGTGCACTAATTACTTCCAACCTTAACCAGCTTGGATATTAAACATCGTGTTTGACTTTGGGCTAATATGACTATCCCCTAATTCTACATTGCCATGAAATCGAAGTGTTTGACTTGTTTCAACAAGGTGATGGTATTTTCCATTCACCAATCTTATAAACACATGATATTTGATAAAGAATGCCATGAGAGAAACCATAAATTCTGATATGAATTGAATGAGATGGGTATTCACAACCGTTTTCAATACAATAATTTTTCAGAGAACCTATAAAAAGTAGTTTTTGAGATTGTTGTGTTCTGAGTTATGTGTTAACCGTTTATGTAAACACGCtaaaaatacaataataattctTGAATATATAAGGAGTAACAACATGTTCAATATATGCAAATTGTTGAGGTTTTTAATTGTCAcaaaatatttctttttatcCTAACAGTTTTGGAACTCTACCGCAACCTTTTGTACGTTCTTTTGGTAAAGTTGAAAACCTCCGCTAAATATGTCATGTTTGTTTTGACACTTCATGTTAAGTGACGGTTGAAAATCATCACCATTAAATATGTATATTGAAAGAATGTCATGTGCTCCCAAAATTTACGTATAAGAACTCTAAAGAAAATAGTCCACACAAATAACAGTACCACCCACAGATAAAAAAGATTTTAACTCTTAAATTATTGATTGTGTTTAAGCTAACTCTCACGCTTATGTTGTGTTGTGACTTATGAACCCTTCAAATAGAAAAACTTAAATATCTTTTTAATTTGGTAACATAGGAATGAATTGTATTTAGTCCAAACAAACATATTTCACAAAAATCAACTACAAAATGAACGGTATGGATTAATTTCACATATTTAATTGATGTTAAAGACTAAAAAACTTAGATGAAATCACATTCACCTCTAGTATATCATATCAATTATCTCTCTCGTTCCCCATATCTCATAAATATGTGGATATGTCTACAAATCATTTTCCACTGCCCTATCCAAATTGCTCCCAAATACAATCCGGATTATACAATGCCCAAAATGGTCAAGGTAAGGCGTAGCAAAAGAGGGAAGATTAAGGGTATGAATGTAATGAAACAGAGGACATTGAGGAAAATGGAAGACCCACCTTCACTGCTAAAATCACATAAAGAAAACACAGAGAGAAAAAAGTGGAGAGAATTTCAAGAGAAACAGAGAGTGTTGCGTACGTGACtgcttttgatttgatttgCCAAAATAAACCAAAATCAGAGAGAGACTTCGTATCCAAGCAATTTCCAactgaaaaggaaaaagaaaaaaagaaaagaaaagaaaagtttcAGCTTTACCAGaaagatagaagaagaagagtaaaATCGATTCCATTTACAATTCTGAAACATACCCAGTtatcaaaattggatttttttgTGTGGGTGAATCTCAATAGATAGATCAGAAGAAGAGGGTGGGTGATGTCGTGTTCATCGTCATCAGGTTCTGAAGAAGACGATGAGGGGTTCGATTCCTATCGGAAAGGAGGCTACCACGCCGTCAGGGTCGGCGATCAGTTCGCCGGCGGAAGGTATATAGCTCAGAGGAAGCTTGGTTGGGGTCAATTCTCCACCGTTTGGCTTGCTTATGATACTACCACCTCTGTAtgtttcatcttcatcctcctcaattTTCATCTTATCATTGATTGAGGCTTTGATTGGTGTtttggatttgaaatttgatttaatttttgtttggtttttcatttttctagTTTTGATGATTTCATGTGCTTTAAATGGTGTGGAGGTTACAAGATCTTATTTCCTGATTTTGTGTATATTTGATTTCGTTTTCTGTCATTGAATGGATCAGAATCAGATTCTTTGGTTTATTGAAATATTGATTTCTTACCTTGCtacatgatatgatatgatccCTTTTTTTTTGCTCAATATGTGTCACAAAGTCCCCAGAATCCTTGTTTGTGGGAACAGTTAAAAAAAACTGGGAATGGTCCTCTCAAAATGGTACCACCTGGCTTAGGTGGGTTTGTCTCTATGCACAAGAGCAATAAATGCGTGCATAGATGCTGCTACTTTGTAACCAATGCATATAGTATTTAATTCTGTTCGAAGTTTATAGAGAGTTATATATGAAATGGAAATCATTTTCCTTCTACGTGTGTTTGGATTCTCAATTTTCATTCCAGAAGTGATTCTGCTTTAAAGCTCTACCTCAGAGCTTCTGGCCTAATGCCCACTATTGTTCCAAACACACCTAATTGTGATTCAGCAGAGTTGACTGTTATGGTTTACAAGTCTTTTGTATGTATAATCACATATCTTCATGATCATGTTACAAAATATCCGCCATGGCTGAATCTCATGGAGGGTTTTTGGCTTTCCGCCTACACCACCACCATTATTTCTCAAATCTGGTACCATAAATAATGTAACCTAATTGTAGGATCTTACTGATGCTTGaattttgaaaacaaacaaGTGTCAAACCAAAGCAAAGAAGAAACTAAGATAACTGGAAGTGGGTAAACATATACAGCATAACATTATGTCACTATCCATTGATCCGTGTGGGGTAGTTCCATAGTAAAACATAGAGTCTCCCAGGAACTATTGCTAAAAACCATATCCGTGATCATCTTTTTTGTTCATGTGTCGGATGTTAAATTCAATATTCTTCCATCCTGGTAATACATTCATGTTTATGCATGTATTCTCATGGAGATTTCCCCTAAATAGATGATAGTTTCTTTTTACTATTTGTGCACAATTGTATGCTTTTTTCCATATCTTCTTCTAATTTTAAGATTATGGTTTTCAGTCATATGTTGCTCTCAAGATCCAGAAAAGTGCGGCCCAGTTTAATCAGGCTGCCCTTCATGAGATCAATGTTCTTTCATCCATTACTGATGGTGACCCATTAAATTCGAAGTGTGTTGTCCACTTGATCGACCACTTTAAGCACACAGGTCCAAATGGGCAGCACCTTTGCATGGTCCTTGAGTTCCTTGGTGATAGCTTGCTTCGTTTGACAAAATACAATCATTACAGAGGTCTTCCATTGAATAAAGTTAGAGAGATTTGCAAATACATTTTAATTGGTTTGGATTACTTGCATAGTGAACTTGGTATAATCCACGCTGACCTAAAACCTGAAAACATTCTCCTATTTTCAACCATTGATCTTGCCAAAGACCCTTTTAGATCTGGACTCTCCCCAATTCTAGAGAAGCCTGAGGGAAACGCAAATGGTGGACTTACAAATCTTATTGAGAAAAGGTTGAAAAGAAGAGCAAGGAGGGCAGTAGCTAAAATATCTGGAAGAACAGCTTCAATAGGAAGAacagaagaagctgcaaggtCTGGTAGAGATATTGATGGGATTGATGTGCGATGCAAGATAGTCGATTTTGGAAATGCATGCTGGGCTGGTAAGCAGTTTGCAGAAGAAATTCAGACTAGGCAATACAGAGCTCCTGAAGTTGTATTGCAGGCTGGCTATTCTTTCTCAGTCGATATGTGGTCTTTTGCTTGCATTGCTTTTGAGCTTGCCACCGGAGATATGTTATTTACGCCCAAGGAGGGGCCAGGATTCTGTGAGGATGAGGTATGATGATGATGCTAATAAACTATTCTGGTTTAATTACACTCTTTATCAATCAAAGTAatcaaaaagataaaaaagaaaaattgagaaCAGAATTCATTGAATCAACTTGTAATTCCAGTGCATTAGGTTAGATGTCAAGTTGACAAATTTTCTACACTCATTTGAAGCTAAGCATGTATTCATTTAACTTGTGAAATTAGTTATATAGTAGAAATTTTACAATTTTCAAGGACTATTTGCATTCCTTATGTTGCCAGATAATATGTAACAGGAATGGTcactttttacaatttttatgTAACAATAATCAATATTCATTGCTCTATCTATTTGTGATCCTTTTGCAGTCCCGGTGCTAGATGAACTGAAAAAATGTCTTTTTATTCTGAACAGTTTCTGGTTGTGTTTTGGGTTTTTTGTAATCATAGGAGGAAGTTTGATGTTTTATGCTAGTGATAAGTAAATATGAAATAGTTATAAGAAAGCTATCAAATTGCAGTTTCCACCATTAAAAATTCTATTCTTTGATGATTATGATGGGAACAAAATGATCAAAATACAGGTGTCTGCCTTATAATTTTCATGCTATCATTTGCGGGTGTTGGAAATATTCTTTGATTAGTTGAGCTAAAACTAGGAAATTTTTACTGTCATCTTTGGTATAATTGATGAAGTATACCTGGTAGGATTGGCatcaaaagagaagaaaaagaattgaTTTTATACAAAGAACAATGAATACAGTTGCTGAGAGTTTCTACTTTCGAGAGCCTCAGCTTCTCTCCCTAGAATTCTTGAATCTTACCCTCGATGCCTGAGTACCCTCTTCCCTTTTCATACTCTACTAAGTTTCTAACTAACTCACTAACCATTCACACTTTAGGTTAGTTAGTTATTATTACAATAACAACCTCTATCAATGCATAACTGTCACTCCCCTATTCCTATCAATATCTCAGTTGTGCTTGTCTAAATTTGTTGAAAACAAGTCTCTACATCAAATTGTTTGTTTCCGCAATAATAAATTTTTGCATTGTGTTCATTTCAGGATCACCTTGCCCTAATGATGGAACTCCTTGGCAAGATACCCCGGAAGGTGAGTAGAACCCCATTGTCTGTGTATGTATTATTTCTTGAATGCTTTCTTGAGTACAACTATATCTAATGCTTGTGGGTTTCAGATTGCAATTTCTGGAGTTCAATCCAAGGATTTCTTTGACAGGCACGGGGATCTCAAAAGGATTCGAAGGCTAAAATTCGTTCCACTTGACAAATTGCTAATTGACAGATACAAATTTTCAGTAAATGATGCTTGTGAGTTTTCAGAATTTCTTTTACCACTTCTTAATTTTGCAACGGAAAAGCGACCAACTGCGCAACAGTGCCTGCAACACCCATGGCTGGATTGCAATGATTCAACTCCAAATGAAAGTACAGTAGAAAAGGTGGGTGTTGGCATGAGCAACCTTAAAATCAAGGTGGGAAACTGAAGGGCGAAATGTGTTTTGATTTAGTCAATGTCACATGTTATTAATTGTGATTTCTTTTTGCTTTGTTCAATtttaataagattttttttgcTTATTGTATTATTAACTACAGAAATGTACATTAGTAAAGAATTTTGTTCATCCTGTGATATCTTACCACAGAATTTGCAGTGTATATTATTCACATGTTGTGAATCATTCAAAGCTTAGTCTAATTTTCTCGTTTTCCACATTTTGTTAGCAATAATGTTATCTGGATGACTGTGTCAATGTTCAAAGACTGAATAGTAATTTAGAAGTGGTCTAGGATTTTTAAAGCCGCAATGTTTGTTGCCAAACTTGGACCAGTCATGAGTAAATAGACTTTGAATGAATTGTTGCTAGCCATGAGGAATGGGTCCTAGGAGGTTCAATTCCAGATAATGACCCCTTTcgcatttcttttcttttcattatgACAAAGGAAGTGTGGAAATACCGAAATAGTAccttatattaatattaatttttctttaaatagatCTGTTTGGGAATTATGTTTGCAACGAGCCAACGACCACAAAAAAAATAGTTTGTCATGATTTGAAAGCGTGTATAAGACCTAAATTATATAAACTctagtttttattaatatataattaaaaaatgtcaTTAGAGATCACACTGACACAATCACAATATGTCACATTGAATAACGATTACATTTCTTTctaaatttgattttgaaaaaaaaaaattgattttgattaaaataaaaataaatttatgataTGGCAAAAATCAATTGAATGCATGTGTCAAACAAAATTGAAGTGATAATGcatcaaatattttaatatttcataAAGGGGTTCTTTTGTGTATGTGTGTTTAGATGCAAATCATAGATGAGAAAATTTCACCTGTCACCAGACACATTATACATGCCTCCTAAGTCCTAAAAGTTtttatactattttttttctccatcaAGCATCGCCACAACTAATAGTCAGTCGTAAGACTGATCTCTTTTTCACGATCGGCGCAATAAGCGGTAGAAGGTTGGTCAATTAATGAATTTTTCCATTCACAGTAGTTAAAATTCGAACCCCCACcactatttattttaattagtcatGATTGATTTTGCTAAGTTTTCTTTCTCTACTAGTAATTTTTAATCGGTTTGATGCAacttgtttatgtgtttttggttttcaattaaAAGTATTACcacatttgaaatattttatttaagtttaTCACATAGCATAATCACTAATATAAATATTTGaagttcaaaaaatatataaatatttgatAGAGCtacttaaaaattattttattcttaattttataaattatttagaATATATTACAATAAAAAACTTATGGTTATTTATAAcctattttcaacttattttaataattttcaaattaaaCATTTATGCTATAAGTGCTTATCATTATAACAACTTAACTGTTGTTCCAAACCTATATTCAACCAGCATATTTTGGCAACCAGATTTTTCAAGTGAGCAAAATTGCTAGATCGAGAAAAAGCATATTCAAATCTGATTCGATGAATAAAGAGAGAGACTTACTTGTCACTGACTCCAATTCCACTAACTGCACGTGGATAGGCCAAAATCGTTACATCACCACTTGCCCTGTTTCCATGGCCGCAAACAACAAACACGCTTTctacatacacacacacacacactcttcTGCAGCTGGATAATTAATAATCAGACAACCTTTTTTTTAGCCACAATACCCGCTCGTATGTAATTAATTTGTTTCAAAactatatttataaaataa from Lotus japonicus ecotype B-129 chromosome 2, LjGifu_v1.2 includes:
- the LOC130740351 gene encoding uncharacterized protein LOC130740351 yields the protein MSCSSSSGSEEDDEGFDSYRKGGYHAVRVGDQFAGGRYIAQRKLGWGQFSTVWLAYDTTTSSYVALKIQKSAAQFNQAALHEINVLSSITDGDPLNSKCVVHLIDHFKHTGPNGQHLCMVLEFLGDSLLRLTKYNHYRGLPLNKVREICKYILIGLDYLHSELGIIHADLKPENILLFSTIDLAKDPFRSGLSPILEKPEGNANGGLTNLIEKRLKRRARRAVAKISGRTASIGRTEEAARSGRDIDGIDVRCKIVDFGNACWAGKQFAEEIQTRQYRAPEVVLQAGYSFSVDMWSFACIAFELATGDMLFTPKEGPGFCEDEDHLALMMELLGKIPRKIAISGVQSKDFFDRHGDLKRIRRLKFVPLDKLLIDRYKFSVNDACEFSEFLLPLLNFATEKRPTAQQCLQHPWLDCNDSTPNESTVEKVGVGMSNLKIKVGN